The Fundulus heteroclitus isolate FHET01 chromosome 13, MU-UCD_Fhet_4.1, whole genome shotgun sequence genome contains a region encoding:
- the LOC105924154 gene encoding zinc finger protein OZF produces the protein MFSDQPRREFTYEQSNTTEEEVFVKTEKAREDQSRQPDFNRRPEIISHQLACPDLQEHDRKEEALADQRLWTPERNSNFDEEEPEPQWTKKEQAELEHLQIKEEDKELCISHDEDQLELKQETEAFMATPTDEETFPTEPELNWDQLNSQDSSATENQDQEGSNPENSGSNIDEEQMLNRRHQKTRRHQSSSNSLQQKGHKKTYRDEKLYFCEMCDKGFSLNKNLTAHMRIHSGERPFSCKTCAKSFTKKSNLTRHLKTHTGEKPFPCDACKKTFSLKVDLLKHMRIHTGERPFLCMTCGKSFRLKFILTEHIRTHTGERPFPCGACKKTFSLKRNLVKHMRIHTVEKPFPSFTSGKHLESKSNFNTNLRIHTDERPLSC, from the exons ATGTTTTCAGATCAGCCTCGGAGAGAGTTTACCTACGAGCAGTCAAATACCACCGAGGAAGAAGTCTTCGTCAAAACCGAGAAAGCGAGAGAGGATCAGAGCAGACAGCCGGATTTCAACCGGAGACCCGAGATAATCTCACACCAGTTAG CCTGCCCAGACCTACAGGAACACGACCGTAAGGAAGAGGCTCTCGCTGATCAGCGGCTCTGGACCCCAGAGAGGAACTCCAATTTTGAtgaggaggaaccagaacctcagtGGACGAAAAAGGAGCAGGCTGAGCTAGAACATCTTCAGATAAAAGAGGAAGACAAGGAACTCTGCATCAGTCATGATGAAGATCAGCTTGAGCTAAAGCAGGAGACTGAAGCCTTCATGGCGACGCCTACCGACGAGGAAACATTTCCCACTGAACCAGAACTAAACTGGGACCAGCTAAACTCTCAGGACTCTTCTGCAACTGAGAACCAGGATCAGGAAGGAAGCAATCCCGAGAACTCGGGATCGAATATAGATGAAGAGCAAATGCTAAACAGGAGACATCAGAAAACCAGACGTCATCAAAGCAGTTCAAACAGTTTACAACAAAAAGGGCACAAGAAAACTTACAGAGATGAGAAACTTTACTTTTGTGAAATGTGTGATAAAGGTTTTTCGCTAAATAAAAACTTGACTGCACACATGAGGATTCACTCAGGGGAGAGGCCTTTCTCATGTAAAACCTGTGCCAAATCCTTTACCAAAAAATCAAATCTAACCCGTCACTTAAAAACTCACACTGGTGAAAAGCCTTTTCCATGTGACGCGTGCAAAAAGACCTTCAGTCTGAAAGTAGATCTGCtcaaacacatgagaattcacacaggtgaGCGGCCTTTTCTCTGTAtgacctgtggaaaaagtttcaggttaaagtttattttaactgAACACATAAGAACTCACACCGGTGAGAGGCCCTTTCCATGTGGTGCGTGTAAAAAGACATTCAGCCTTAAAAGAAATCTGGtcaaacacatgagaattcacacagtTGAAAAGCCCTTTCCATCTTTCACAAGCGGAAAACATCTTGAATCGAAAAGCAATTTCAATACAAACCtgagaatccacacagatgAGAGGCCTTTGTCTTGTTAA
- the LOC105937773 gene encoding zinc finger protein OZF, with translation MSSVQPQREFIKEQLTPAEETLGDFEEVIVKSEEELDDQPCLLDFTRRDLHQHDVWKEEALADTQLSTHERNPSSEEEEPESQQMKEEQVESGDLWIKEEETDLLICQEEEQLMLKEESDHFMVTATDGESPEPEPNWYQFVSQEFPESDNQDREGSSSEDSGSKSDEEQSLNELDQKARQHNQYSESSQQEGHSAHKDKKQYSCKICDKSFSQNSNLIIHIRSHTGERPFSCNTCGKGFTTKSNLTLHLRTHTGEKPFPCVTCGKSFSLKCILTEHIRTHTGEKPFPCLACEKRFPSKNHLNKHLRIHTGERPFSCLTCGKSFSLKCNLTEHMRTHTGEKPFQCLACEKSFNSKNHLNKHLRIHTGERPFSCMICGKGFAQKSCLTDHMRTHTGEKPFLCDMCEKAFSLRSSLNNHMRTHTGEKPFSCDTCERTFSLKSRLNRHMRSHTGEKPFTCNACTKTYSLKSSLTKHMKTHIG, from the exons atgtcttcagttcagccTCAGAGGGAGTTTATCAAGGAGCAGCTAACCCCTGCTGAGGAAACACTCGGAGATTTTGAAGAAGTCATCGTGAAATCAGAGGAAGAGCTCGATGATCAGCCCTGTCTGCTGGATTTCACCCGAAGAG ACCTCCACCAGCATGACGTTTGGAAGGAGGAGGCTCTCGCTGACACCCAGCTCTCTACCCACGAGAGGAACCCCAGTTCGGAAGAGGAGGAACCAGAATCTCAGCAGATGAAAGAGGAGCAGGTTGAATCAGGAGATCTGTGGATAAAAGAGGAAGAGACAGACCTCCTCATCTGTCAAGAAGAAGAGCAGCTTATGCTGAAGGAAGAGTCTGATCATTTTATGGTGACAGCTACTGATGGTGAAAGccctgaaccagaaccaaactggTACCAATTCGTCTCTCAGGAGTTTCCTGAAAGTGATAACCAGGATCGGGAAGGAAGCAGTTCGGAAGACTCTGGGTCTAAGAGTGATGAAGAGCAATCGCTAAATGAGCTGGATCAGAAAGCCAGACAGCATAATCAGTATTCTGAGAGCTCACAGCAAGAAGGGCACAGTGCTCACAAAGATAAGAAACAATACTCTTGTAAAATATGTGATAAAAGCTTTTCTCAAAATAGCAACTTAATTATACACATTAGAAGTCACACTGGGGAGAGGCCTTTTTCGTGTAACACGTGTGGCAAAGGTTTTACTACAAAATCTAATTTAACCCTCCACTTGAGAACGCACACTGGTGAGAAACCTTTTCCTTGTGTGACCTGTGGAAAGAGCTTCagtctaaaatgtattttaaccgAGCACATTAGAACTCACACAGGCGAGAAGCCTTTTCCTTGTCTTGCCTGTGAGAAACGTTTCCCCTCCAAAAACCATTTGAATAAGCATTtgagaattcacacaggtgagaggccttTCTCCTGTTTGACCTGTGGAAAAAGCTTCAGTCTGAAATGTAATTTAACGGAGCACATGAGAACCCATACAGGTGAGAAACCTTTTCAGTGTTTGGcctgtgaaaaaagtttcaacTCTAAAAATCATCTAAATAAGCACCTGCGAATCCACACTGGTGAGAGGCCTTTCTCGTGCATGATCTGCGGCAAAGGGTTTGCCCAGAAAAGCTGTTTAACGGaccacatgagaactcacacggGGGAGAAGCCTTTTCTTTGTGACATGTGTGAAAAAGCCTTCAGCCTAAGAAGCAGCCTGAATAACCATATGAGGACTCACACAGGGGAAAAGCCTTTTTCGTGTGATACTTGTGAAAGAACGTTCAGTTTAAAGAGCCGTTTGAATAGACACATGAGGTCTCATACAGGTGAGAAACCTTTCACCTGTAATGcatgtacaaaaacatacagCCTAAAAAGTAGCTTGACTAAACACATGAAGACTCACATAGGCTAG
- the LOC105937765 gene encoding gastrula zinc finger protein XlCGF57.1: MDFSRTPQIVLHRIDFPQNCVDKEEVILADQQLRNQKRDSILDQWEPDLSQIKEQDELQHLQIKEEQDELQHIQIKKENNELCISQYEEQTTVKKETESFMVIPTNEENDCTEPKLNGYKFILQDPRETGKQDQERNHHKFPSSMADKERGKNGSQKTRPHDNKRFTCNICNARFSQNCHLTVHMRTHTGERPFSCELCKKGFVQICSLKQHMRTHTGEKPFSCMTCGKRFSQKGQLNYHIKLHTGEKPYPCEICGKGFITRCRVKLHMKSHTSEKPFSCVTCGKSFSYKRTLAVHTRVHTGEKLFSCPTCGKSYSRKHILTLHMRIHTGEKLLSCMTCGKKFTMKRVLDDHMLTHTGEKPFSCKICGKCFARKHHLTPHFRTHTGEKPFPCPICKKMFSSKSSLNLHIKIHTGHKPFLCVTCGRSFSQKQNLTDHIRIHTGERPFLCKICGKGFIQRKKVIVHMKTHTGEKPYLCKICGKRYTQKGHLTDHIRTHTGEKPFLCKTCGKGFTIKMLLINHMRTHTDERPFSCITCGRSFHVKSHLISHMRAHTGEKPFKCKTCKKAFSLKSSLNFHTRIHTGEGLFSCQTCKKSFHFKSNFNRHLKMHNSESCGKTSV, from the exons ATGGATTTCAGCCGGACACCGCAGATAGTCTTACACCGAATAG ATTTCCCTCAAAATTGTGTCGATAAAGAGGAGGTGATTCTTGCTGACCAGCAGCTGAGGAACCAGAAGAGGGACTCGATTTTGGATCAGTGGGAACCTGacctttcacagataaaagAGCAGGACGAACTACAGCATCTACAGATCAAAGAAGAGCAGGATGAACTTCAGCATATAcagataaaaaaggaaaataatgaaCTCTGCATCAGTCAATATGAAGAGCAGACCACTGTGAAGAAAGAAACTGAAAGCTTTATGGTTATTCCTACTAATGAGGAAAATGACTGCACTGAGCCAAAACTAAATGGTTACAAATTCATTTTACAGGACCCTCGTGAAACCGGGAAGCAGGATCAGGAAAGAAACCATCACAAATTCCCAAGTTCAATGGCAGATAAAGAGCGGGGAAAAAACGGAAGTCAGAAAACCAGGCCACATGATAACAAGCGGTTTACTTGTAACATATGCAATGCGAGATTTTCTCAAAATTGTCACTTGACTGTAcatatgagaactcacacaggtgagaggccATTTTCATGTGAGCTTTGTAAAAAAGGCTTCGTTCAAATATGttctttaaaacaacacatgAGAAcgcacacaggagagaagcctttctcgtGTATGACCTGTGGAAAAAGGTTTAGTCAAAAAGGCCAGCTAAATTATCACATCAAGCTTCACACTGGTGAGAAGCCATACCCGTGTGAGATTTGTGGTAAAGGTTTCATTACACGATGTAGAGTTAAACTACACATGAAAAGTCACACcagtgagaagcctttctcgtgtgtgacctgtggaaaaagtttcagtTACAAAAGAACGTTGGCTGTTCATACGAGAGTTCATACAGGTGAGAAGCTTTTTTCATGTCCTACCTGTGGAAAAAGTTACAGTCGAAAACATATTTTGACTTtacacatgagaattcacacaggtgagaaactTCTTTCTTGTATGACCTGTGGCAAGAAATTCACTATGAAAAGAGTTTTGGATGACCACATGTTGactcacacaggtgaaaagCCTTTCTCGTGTAAaatttgtggaaaatgttttgctcGAAAACATCATTTAACTCCTCACTttagaactcacacaggtgagaagccttttccATGTCCGATTTGcaagaaaatgttcagttcGAAAAGCAGTTTGAATTTACACATAAAAATTCACACTGGTCACAAACCTTTTCTATGTGTGACCTGCGGAAGAAGCTTCAGTCAAAAGCAAAATTTGACTGATCACAtcagaattcacacaggtgagaggccttTCCTATGTAAGATTTGTGGAAAAGGTttcattcaaagaaaaaaagttatagTGCACATgaaaactcacacaggtgagaagccttatCTGTGTAAGATCTGTGGAAAACGTTACACTCAAAAAGGTCATTTAACTGATCACAttagaactcacacaggtgagaagcctttcttgTGTAAGACCTGTGGAAAGGGTTTTACTATAAAAATGCTTTTGATTAaccacatgagaactcacacagatGAGAGGCCTTTCTCGTGTATAACATGTGGGAGAAGTTTTCACGTGAAATCTCATTTAATTTCCCACATGAGAGCTCACACGGGTGAAAAgccttttaaatgtaaaacctgTAAAAAGGCTTTCAGTTTAAAAAGCAGTTTGAATTTTCACACGAGAATTCACACAGGAGAAGGCCTTTTTTCATGTCAAACCTGTAAAAAATCCTTCCACTTTAAAAGTAACTTCAATAGACACTTGAAAATGCATAATTCAGAATCCTGTGGGAAAACATCAGTATAG
- the LOC110369565 gene encoding oocyte zinc finger protein XlCOF6-like, which yields MFAEKMSSIPPQRKISNEQETPAEDPFTDFKEILINPVEEMDDKMDFSRIPPIILHRIDPRQYRVCKEEGAHINLSNQKGNSTLDQEEPEPLQIKQDLKEQELLEIKKELEEPEPLEIKQGAEELEHELLKEEEKQLCISQDEEQLLLKQETDDILAKPSNVQRIYNETEPNRTKLISQTYHVKNQDQEGINNEDPGKRREEEMKQNERYQETKQQEGTADIFKQKVYNQTCPNQNIYSCNVCDKVFSQSSHLSAHMRTHTGEKAFSCMICEKGFSHKAVLTIHMRSLTCEKPFSCATCKKSFRKKSDLTIHTRTHTGEKPFPCGSCDKSFRKRSDLTSHMRTHTGERPFPCPTCGKRFSYKYVLTIHMGTHTGKKPFSCATCKKGFRKKSDLTNHIRTHTGEKPFSCGSCGKSFRKRSDLPIHMRTHTGERPFPCTTCGKRFSHKYVLTIHIRTHTGEKPFSCESCEKCFEKRYNLTRHMRTHTGDNPFSCTTCGKSYSERSGLTNHMRAHTGEKPFSCGSCGKSFRELSNLKRHVRTHTGEKPFSCGSCEKSFRERSNLKSHMRTHTGEKPFSCATCGKRFSHKNVLTVHIRTHTGEKPFSCVSCEKSFRKRSDLTSHMRIHTGENPYSCTTCGKSYSERSGLTYHMKTHTGEKPFSCVTCEKGFRKRCDLISHMRTHTGEKPFSCVTCGKSYSVRSGLTYHMRTHTGEKPFSCTNFGKSES from the exons ATGTTTGCAGAGAAAATGTCTTCGATTCCACCCCAGAGAAAGATTAGCAACGAGCAGGAAACTCCTGCTGAGGATCCATTCACTGATTTCAAAGAGATCCTGATCAACCCGGTGGAAGAGATGGATGATAAGATGGATTTCAGCCGGATTCCCCCGATAATTTTACACCGAATAG ATCCCCGACAATATCGTGTGTGTAAAGAGGAGGGGGCTCACATTAACCTCAGCAACCAGAAGGGGAACTCCACTTTAGATcaagaggaaccagaacctctgcagaTAAAACAGGATCTAAAAGAACAAGAACTTCTGGAGATAAAAAAGGAGCTagaagaaccagaacctctggagataaAACAGGGAGCAGAAGAACTTGAACATGAACTGCTTAAAGAGGAAGAGAAGCAACTTTGCATCAGTCAGGATGAAGAGCAGCTTTTGCTAAAACAAGAGACTGATGACATTTTGGCAAAACCTTCTAATGTGCAAAGGATCTACAATGAAACAGAACCAAATAGAACCAAACTCATCTCTCAGACCTACCATGTTAAGAACCAGGATCAGGAAGGAATCAATAATGAGGACCCtggaaaaaggagagaagaggAAATGAAGCAAAATGAGAGATACCAGGAAACCAAACAGCAGGAAGGCACTgctgacatttttaaacaaaaagtgtaCAATCAAACTTGCCcaaaccaaaatatatattcttgTAATGTTTGTGATAAAGTCTTTTCTCAAAGCAGTCACTTGAGTGCACATATGAGAACTCACACGGGTGAAAAGGCTTTCTCATGTATGATTTGTGAAAAAGGTTTTAGTCATAAAGCTGTGCTAACAATTCACATGCGAAGTCTCACATgcgagaagcctttctcatgtgcgacctgtaaaaaaagtttcagaaaaaaatctgatttaacaATTCACACCAGAACTCACACAGGGGAGAAGCCATTCCCATGTGGAAGCTGTGACAAAAGTTTTAGAAAAAGATCTGATTTAACCagtcacatgagaactcacactgGTGAGAGGCCTTTCCCGTGCCCGACCTGTGGAAAACGTTTCagttataaatatgttttaacaaTTCACATGGGAACTCACACTGGCAAGAAACCTTTCTCATGTGCGACTTGTAAAAaaggtttcagaaaaaaatctgatttaacaAATCACAtcagaactcacacaggtgagaagcctttctcatgtggGAGCTGTGGCAAAAGTTTCAGAAAAAGATCTGATTTACCaattcacatgagaactcacactgGTGAGAGGCCTTTCCCGTGTACGACCTGTGGAAAACGTTTCAgtcataaatatgttttaacgATTCATATCAGAACTCACACAGgcgagaagcctttctcatgtgagagctgtgaaaaatgttttgaaaaaagaTATAATTTAACACGTCACATGAGAACGCACACGGGTGACAATCCTTTCTCATGTACgacctgtggaaagagttatAGTGAGAGAAGTGGTTTAACCAATCACATGAGagctcacacaggtgagaagcctttctcgtGTGGGagctgtggaaaaagtttcagaGAACTATCTAATTTAAAGAGGCACGTGAGAACCCACACGGgcgagaagcctttctcatgtgggagctgtgaaaaaagtttcagaGAAAGATCCAATTTAAAAagtcacatgagaactcacacaggtgagaaacctttCTCGTGTGCGACCTGTGGAAAACGTTTCAGTCATAAAAACGTTTTAACAGTTCACATCAGAACCCACACAGgcgagaagcctttctcatgtgtgagctgtgaaaaaagtttcagaaaAAGATCTGATTTAACAAGTCATATGAGGATACACACAGGTGAGAATCCTTACTCCTGTACGACCTGCGGAAAGAGTTATAGTGAGAGAAGTGGATTAACTTATCACATgaaaactcacacaggtgagaagcctttctcatgtgtgACCTGTGAAAAAGGTTTCAGAAAAAGATGTGATTTAATAAGTCACATGAGGACTCACACAGGCGAGAAGCCTTTCTCGTGTGTgacctgtggaaagagttacagTGTTAGAAGTGGTTTAACttatcacatgagaactcacacaggtgagaagcctttctcatgtaCAAACTTCGGAAAGAGTGAAAGTTAA